A genomic window from Lotus japonicus ecotype B-129 chromosome 1, LjGifu_v1.2 includes:
- the LOC130730694 gene encoding transcription termination factor MTEF18, mitochondrial-like, with protein sequence MIDLRKLRSTFPFANFTQNHLIHKPPQNPRFHSTKKPIQSKVKPFPKSIVKEAQAALLEYLHSTRSLQFSDADNMCKNSPFFLQDLLKKTQIHNKHKAATTTTAAAAAAAAKHSISRYLRYHPINEFEPFFESVGLKPSEYASLLPRDMMFLNDDALLMENYQTLCNFGVQRTKVGRIFKRAPEVFRYESGVLSLKLKAYEELGVAASTLVDAVAASPSLLVGDVDLDFVKVVEKLKEHFVAKGGGWVEEHFLDGGVYCNWGMVLRLLCLLSEVGFSEGQIDELIRDRPCVVFQESGGRALSLIAFLSKFGLAVDRIALMFLEFPQIRIDKFYTNLRRCLQFLTEIEMQGEEIGSIFQSHTLLLGSFTMKKTKSLLVDMNVGRKRLCRMVQDNPQEMKNWAMGIRVQPMVSVKAEQQTMLRKTEFLVRWGFVENENSENLKEAFKLFRGRGTELQERFDLIVNAGVDSEDVRKMLRVSPQIINQSIDRIKMKMEYLVKEGYSISDLVTFPSFLSYTPSRVKLRLSMYNWLKDQGVADAGLALSTTIACTERIFIQQYVKRHPSGLQVWQKLKKEILSED encoded by the coding sequence ATGATCGACCTTCGAAAACTCAGATCAACGTTCCCATTTGCCAATTTCACACAAAACCACTTGATCCATAAACCCCCACAAAACCCTAGATTTCATTCCACGAAGAAACCAATCCAATCGAAGGTGAAACCCTTTCCCAAATCCATCGTGAAAGAAGCCCAAGCCGCATTGCTAGAGTACCTTCACTCCACGAGAAGCTTGCAGTTCTCCGACGCTGACAACATGTGCAAAAACTCACCATTCTTCCTCCAAGACCTCTTGAAGAAAACCCAAATCCACAACAAGCACAAagcagccaccaccaccaccgcagcTGCCGCCGCCGCCGCAGCAAAGCATTCCATTTCGCGCTACCTCCGCTACCACCCCATCAACGAGTTCGAACCCTTCTTCGAGAGTGTGGGGTTGAAGCCTTCTGAGTATGCTTCTCTTCTCCCCCGTGACATGATGTTTCTCAATGATGATGCTTTGTTGATGGAGAATTATCAAACTCTGTGTAACTTTGGGGTTCAACGCACCAAGGTAGGTAGGATTTTCAAGCGTGCTCCGGAGGTTTTTCGGTATGAATCTGGGGTTTTGAGCTTGAAGTTGAAGGCTTATGAGGAGCTTGGTGTTGCAGCTTCTACATTGGTGGATGCTGTTGCTGCTAGCCCTAGCCTTTTGGTTGGGGATGTTGACCTTGATTTTGTTAAGGTTGTGGAGAAGTTGAAGGAGCATTTTGTTGCAAAGGGTGGTGGTTGGGTTGAGGAGCATTTTTTGGATGGTGGGGTTTATTGTAATTGGGGCATGGTGCTTAGGCTCTTGTGCTTGCTTTCAGAGGTGGGTTTCAGTGAGGGACAGATAGATGAGTTGATTCGAGACCGCCCTTGTGTTGTTTTTCAAGAATCGGGAGGTAGGGCGCTCTCCCTGATTGCATTCTTGAGCAAATTTGGATTAGCTGTGGACCGGATTGCTCTCATGTTCCTTGAGTTTCCGCAGATTCGGATCGACAAGTTCTACACCAACTTGAGGCGGTGTTTGCAGTTCCTGACTGAGATTGAGATGCAGGGTGAGGAGATTGGAAGTATTTTTCAGTCACACACCTTGTTGTTGGGTTCCTTCACTATGAAGAAAACAAAGAGTTTGCTTGTTGACATGAATGTTGGCAGGAAGCGGCTTTGTAGAATGGTGCAGGATAACCCTCAAGAAATGAAGAATTGGGCTATGGGAATAAGAGTCCAGCCTATGGTGAGCGTAAAGGCAGAGCAGCAGACGATGTTGCGGAAAACAGAGTTCTTGGTGAGGTGGGGATTTGTCGAAAATGAAAACTCCGAGAATTTGAAAGAGGCGTTTAAGCTGTTCAGAGGTAGGGGAACTGAGCTTCAGGAGAGGTTTGATCTTATTGTTAATGCAGGCGTGGATAGTGAGGATGTCCGCAAAATGCTCAGAGTTTCCCCTCAGATTATTAATCAGAGCATAGATAGGATCAAAATGAAAATGGAGTATCTTGTAAAAGAAGGATATTCAATATCAGATTTAGTGACTTTCCCATCTTTTCTTTCCTATACACCTAGCAGAGTTAAGCTTAGGTTATCAATGTATAACTGGCTCAAAGACCAAGGGGTTGCAGATGCAGGCCTTGCTTTGAGCACTACCATTGCTTGCACAGAGAGAATATTCATACAGCAGTATGTAAAGCGCCATCCATCTGGCCTTCAAGTTTGGCagaaattaaagaaagaaattCTTTCTGAGGATTAA
- the LOC130730696 gene encoding UBP1-associated protein 2C-like encodes MEDLKKRKLEEATNGGFTSVEDLRLLIEPLAKPQLVDLLAKLGSQYPSIAEEIKSIASADPVHRKLFVRGLAWNTSSETLCAAFQEHGEIEEGAVIYDKATGKSRGYGFITYKNMESTQAALRAPSKLIDGRLAACNLACEGLSGPSSALDVSQRKLYIGSLSPEVTSEVLLSFFGRHGEIEEGSVAYDKDTNVSRGFGFVTYKTTEAAKKAIDDPEKTLGGRTIIVKFAGAHKGKTGQPPFPAGVPMAALPMTPGYVQSGKPHISSAPSVGYTYPQPVAPYPLASYPIPPLTAPPSAYPAQGQVPYAPVSAKKDQLGVPPTQPVGMNKYPYYYPKQ; translated from the exons ATGGAAGAtttgaagaagaggaagctcGAGGAGGCTACCAATGGCGGTTTCACTTCCGTGGAAGACCTTCGCCTCCTCATCGAACCTCTCGCCAAACCTCAGCTCGTCGATCTTCTCGCTAAACT AGGGTCCCAATATCCTTCCATTGCAGAAGAAATAAAAAGTATTGCAAGTGCAGATCCTGTCCATCGAAAGCTTTTTGTTCGTGGCCTGGCCTGGAATACCTCATCAGAAACTTTGTGTGCT GCATTTCAAGAGCATGGAGAAATTGAGGAAGGGGCTGTGATCTATGATAAAGCGACTGGAAAATCCCGTGGCTATGGATTTATCACTTATAAAAATATGGAATCAACTCAGGCTGCATTGAGAGCACCCAGCAAGTTAATTGAT GGAAGATTGGCTGCCTGTAATCTAGCTTGTGAGGGCCTAAGCGGACCAAGCAGTGCTCTTGATGTTTCCCAGAGGAAGCTTTACATTGGAAGCTTATCACCAGAAGTCACTAGTGAAGTGCTGCTTAGCTTTTTTGGGAGGCATGGTGAAATAGAGGAAGGTTCAGTTGCATATGACAAGGATACAAATGTATCACG TGGTTTTGGCTTTGTTACGTACAAGACAACGGAGGCTGCAAAGAAGGCCATAGATGACCCAGAAAAGACTCTTGGG GGGAGGACTATAATTGTAAAATTTGCTGGTGCCCACAAGGGTAAAACTGGCCAGCCGCCATTTCCTGCAGGAGTTCCAATGGCAGCCTTACCTATGACCCCAGGATATGTGCAGTCTGGAAAACCTCATATCAGTTCTGCCCCCTCTGTCGGTTACACATACCCCCAACCTGTAGCACCATATCCTCTTGCTTCTTATCCAATACCTCCCCTTACTGCACCACCCTCTGCTTACCCAGCACAAGGGCAGGTTCCTTATGCTCCAGTTTCTGCCAAGAAAGACCAACTCGGGGTCCCTCCAACTCAACCTGTGGGAATGAACAAGTACCCTTATTACTATCCCAAGCAATAA